A region from the Populus trichocarpa isolate Nisqually-1 chromosome 18, P.trichocarpa_v4.1, whole genome shotgun sequence genome encodes:
- the LOC18107888 gene encoding chloroplast envelope membrane protein isoform X1 produces MITAIWSSSFLSLVEKIKNVGFLMTTSMVLCNNLSFNTNQSQNPPRNRNSLTKSYRLLLQFGNKSRGFCGVVANAKKKGENHSKRKRGWWQRFFIDEEGNWLGLKDDDMLDAEAELSENSSDEELSEEEKFEAWKRRAEAIVDLREAQEDMLNEESRKWEDWIVDYGDNGHDDDSNGSWWSKEYDGNGGIGNGGSVEDVRSDPTDLVREKGFVESVRDLVFGREEEDLLYEDRVFRYASLNSAKFLAVLIIIPWALDFAVHDYVLMPFLDRYVKTVPLAAQMLDVRKNQKLEMIKEIKLEKARLKLEVEIGKSPPLSDEEEWRELRHKALELRDEWRLENRRSFANIWSDMVFGVSIFVLLYFNQSKVALLKFTGYKILNNVSDTGKAFLIILITDIFLGYHSESGWQTLLEVIFEHYGLEVDQSAITIFICLVPVVIDACVKLWLFKYLPRLSPKVANIFREMKRH; encoded by the exons ATGATTACAGCAATCTGGAGTAGCAGTTTTTTGTCTTTGGTTGAGAAGATTAAAAATGTTGGGTTCTTGATGACCACTTCAATGGTCTTATGCAACAACCTTAGCTTTAACACTAACCAAAGCCAAAACCCACCTAGGAACAGGAATTCATTAACCAAATCATACAGATTGCTACTCCAATTCGGTAATAAGAGCCGGGGATTTTGTGGGGTCGTTGCAAATGCAAAGAAGAAAGGCGAAAATCATTctaagagaaagagaggttgGTGGCAAAGGTTTTTTATTGACGAAGAAGGGAATTGGCTTGGATTAAAGGATGATGATATGCTTGATGCCGAGGCTGAATTGTCTGAGAATTCGAGTGATGAGGAGTTGTCTGAGGAAGAGAAATTTGAGGCATGGAAGAGGAGAGCTGAGGCAATTGTTGACTTGAGAGAAGCACAAGAAGATATGTTGAACGAGGAGAGTAGGAAGTGGGAGGACTGGATTGTGGATTATGGTGATAATGGTCATGATGATGATAGTAATGGTTCATGGTGGAGTAAAGAGTATGATGGAAATGGTGGAATTGGAAATGGGGGCTCAGTGGAGGATGTGCGGTCGGATCCTACTGACCTTGTACGTGAGAAAGGATTTGTCGAGTCTGTTAGAGATTTGGTTTTTGGTAGGGAAGAGGAGGATTTGCTTTATGAAGACCGCGTGTTCCGGTATGCCTCATTGAACTCG GCCAAATTTTTGGCAGTATTGATAATCATACCCTGGGCCTTGGACTTTGCAGTTCATGACTATGTTCTCATGCCCTTCTTAGACAG ATATGTCAAGACTGTACCACTTGCAGCACAGATGCTTGATgtgagaaaaaatcaaaagcttgaGATGATTaaggaaataaaattggaaaaagcaAGATTGAAGCTTGAGGTAGAGATTGGTAAATCTCCACCTCTCTCTGATGAGGAGGAATGGAGGGAGCTAAGGCATAAAGC GTTAGAGTTACGAGATGAGTGGAGGTTAGAAAACCGTAGATCATTTGCCAACATATGGTCAGATATGGTCTTTGGGGTCTCAATATTCGTTCTTTTGTACTTCAATCAGAGTAAA GTAGCTTTGCTGAAATTTACAGGttataaaatactaaacaatGTTTCAGATACTGGGAAGGCATTTCTAATCATACTTATCACAGATATTTTTTTGGG GTATCACTCTGAATCTGGTTGGCAGACCTTGCTGGAGGTAATCTTCGAGCACTATGGACTTGAAGTTGACCAGTCTGCTATCACCATTTTTATCTGCTTGGTACCTGTTGTCATTGATGCATGTGTGAAGCTTTGG TTGTTCAAATACCTACCAAGATTATCCCCGAAGGTGGCAAACATATTCCGCGAAATGAAGCGTCACTAG
- the LOC18107887 gene encoding squamosa promoter-binding-like protein 12 isoform X1 produces the protein MDWNSTASEGNWENIAGLSAKASDIPKQVPLAYHETEGDGAIDKAITYSSGGGLSSSDLWHCSSSKSSVSPSVDSSLKGGIKTYSTADGFPGVIIRKDLTRVESTENIPSLGASASSGEPVIGLKLGKRMYFEDICTTSTAKSSSSSIVSTSCTATTKRSRASYPSTQSPRCQVEGCNLDLKSAKDYHRRHRICEKHSKSPKVIVAGMERRFCQQCSRFHELSEFDDKKRSCRRRLSDHNARRRRPQPEAIRFNSARPSSSPSSFYGCHFNFKDGRQQMNVVLNRVPFLAGNSTWQSECGFKVTHAGDFFIRPAKAGGIHRQLSYPCNEVPDAASTIPTDSDKIISFERSTPQVFSQGFEGSALTSNIEVAPDLRRALSLLSTTSWGSNEHGSTSLDQLMLANQTSMTQPMINAELQNCPVASSENARMEQASLESRVHSLDLHDNGNVQLQEFQLLKAPYATGCFYSNQFS, from the exons ATGGACTGGAACTCCACTGCATCTGAGGGGAACTGGGAGAACATAGCAGGGTTAAGTGCCAAGGCTAGTGACATTCCAAAACAAGTACCATTGGCATACCATGAGACAGAGGGAGATGGAGCAATTGATAAAGCAATAACTTATTCGTCTGGTGGTGGTTTATCAAGCTCTGATTTGTGGCATTGCTCTTCATCCAAGAGCTCAGTTTCACCCTCTGTCGACTCTTCATTGAAGGGGGGGATCAAGACTTATAGCACTGCAGATGGTTTTCCTGGAGTTATCATTAGAAAGGACTTGACTAGGGTAGAAAGTACTGAGAATATTCCATCTCTGGGTGCTTCTGCTAGCTCTGGTGAACCAGTAATTGGCTTGAAGCTTGGTAAACGGATGTACTTTGAAGACATTTGTACTACCAGCACTGCCAAATCATCGTCTTCATCTATTGTTTCCACTTCCTGTACTGCTACAACAAAGAGATCTAGGGCATCATATCCAAGTACACAGTCTCCACGTTGCCAAGTGGAAGGATGCAACCTTGATCTCAAGTCAGCTAAAGATTACCATCGCAGGCATAGAATCTGTGAAAAACATTCCAAAAGCCCAAAGGTTATTGTTGCTGGCATGGAACGCCGATTTTGCCAACAGTGCAGCAG gTTCCATGAATTATCAGAGTTTGATGACAAGAAGCGAAGCTGTCGTAGACGTCTCTCTGATCACAATGCAAGGCGACGGAGGCCACAACCTGAGGCAATCCGGTTCAATTCAGCAAggccatcatcatcaccatcatcattttATGGTTgtcatttcaatttcaaag ATGGTAGACAGCAGATGAATGTTGTATTGAATAGGGTGCCTTTCCTGGCAGGAAATTCAACTTGGCAAAGCGAGTGCGGCTTTAAAGTCACTCACGCcggagatttttttattaggccTGCAAAAGCAGGGGGCATCCATAGGCAGCTTAGCTATCCCTGCAATGAAGTGCCAGATGCAGCTTCAACAATACCAACAGACTCGGATAAAATTATCTCTTTTGAGAGAAGTACACCCCAGGTCTTTAGTCAAG gTTTCGAGGGGTCTGCATTAACTTCTAACATTGAGGTAGCACCAGATCTTCGGCGTGCTCTCTCTCTTCTGTCAACCACTTCTTGGGGCTCGAATGAGCATGGATCCACCTCTCTGGATCAACTGATGCTTGCAAACCAAACAAGCATGACACAGCCAATGATAAATGCTGAACTCCAAAATTGTCCAGTTGCTTCATCAGAAAATGCACGGATGGAACAAGCATCCCTTGAGTCTCGGGTGCATTCTTTGGATTTACATGACAATGGAAACGTCCAGTTGCAAGAGTTTCAGCTGCTCAAAGCACCCTATGCTACCGGCTGCTTTTATTCCAATCAATTCAGCTAA
- the LOC18107887 gene encoding squamosa promoter-binding-like protein 12 isoform X4, which translates to MDWNSTASEGNWENIAGLSAKASDIPKQVPLAYHETEGDGAIDKAITYSSGGGLSSSDLWHCSSSKSSVSPSVDSSLKGGIKTYSTADGFPGVIIRKDLTRVESTENIPSLGASASSGEPVIGLKLGKRMYFEDICTTSTAKSSSSSIVSTSCTATTKRSRASYPSTQSPRCQVEGCNLDLKSAKDYHRRHRICEKHSKSPKVIVAGMERRFCQQCSRFHELSEFDDKKRSCRRRLSDHNARRRRPQPEAIRFNSARPSSSPSSFYGNSTWQSECGFKVTHAGDFFIRPAKAGGIHRQLSYPCNEVPDAASTIPTDSDKIISFERSTPQVFSQGFEGSALTSNIEVAPDLRRALSLLSTTSWGSNEHGSTSLDQLMLANQTSMTQPMINAELQNCPVASSENARMEQASLESRVHSLDLHDNGNVQLQEFQLLKAPYATGCFYSNQFS; encoded by the exons ATGGACTGGAACTCCACTGCATCTGAGGGGAACTGGGAGAACATAGCAGGGTTAAGTGCCAAGGCTAGTGACATTCCAAAACAAGTACCATTGGCATACCATGAGACAGAGGGAGATGGAGCAATTGATAAAGCAATAACTTATTCGTCTGGTGGTGGTTTATCAAGCTCTGATTTGTGGCATTGCTCTTCATCCAAGAGCTCAGTTTCACCCTCTGTCGACTCTTCATTGAAGGGGGGGATCAAGACTTATAGCACTGCAGATGGTTTTCCTGGAGTTATCATTAGAAAGGACTTGACTAGGGTAGAAAGTACTGAGAATATTCCATCTCTGGGTGCTTCTGCTAGCTCTGGTGAACCAGTAATTGGCTTGAAGCTTGGTAAACGGATGTACTTTGAAGACATTTGTACTACCAGCACTGCCAAATCATCGTCTTCATCTATTGTTTCCACTTCCTGTACTGCTACAACAAAGAGATCTAGGGCATCATATCCAAGTACACAGTCTCCACGTTGCCAAGTGGAAGGATGCAACCTTGATCTCAAGTCAGCTAAAGATTACCATCGCAGGCATAGAATCTGTGAAAAACATTCCAAAAGCCCAAAGGTTATTGTTGCTGGCATGGAACGCCGATTTTGCCAACAGTGCAGCAG gTTCCATGAATTATCAGAGTTTGATGACAAGAAGCGAAGCTGTCGTAGACGTCTCTCTGATCACAATGCAAGGCGACGGAGGCCACAACCTGAGGCAATCCGGTTCAATTCAGCAAggccatcatcatcaccatcatcattttATG GAAATTCAACTTGGCAAAGCGAGTGCGGCTTTAAAGTCACTCACGCcggagatttttttattaggccTGCAAAAGCAGGGGGCATCCATAGGCAGCTTAGCTATCCCTGCAATGAAGTGCCAGATGCAGCTTCAACAATACCAACAGACTCGGATAAAATTATCTCTTTTGAGAGAAGTACACCCCAGGTCTTTAGTCAAG gTTTCGAGGGGTCTGCATTAACTTCTAACATTGAGGTAGCACCAGATCTTCGGCGTGCTCTCTCTCTTCTGTCAACCACTTCTTGGGGCTCGAATGAGCATGGATCCACCTCTCTGGATCAACTGATGCTTGCAAACCAAACAAGCATGACACAGCCAATGATAAATGCTGAACTCCAAAATTGTCCAGTTGCTTCATCAGAAAATGCACGGATGGAACAAGCATCCCTTGAGTCTCGGGTGCATTCTTTGGATTTACATGACAATGGAAACGTCCAGTTGCAAGAGTTTCAGCTGCTCAAAGCACCCTATGCTACCGGCTGCTTTTATTCCAATCAATTCAGCTAA
- the LOC18107889 gene encoding uncharacterized protein LOC18107889 — translation MKSVVGMVVSNKMQKSVVVAVDRLFHHKLYNRYVKRTSKFMAHDENDLCNIGDRVRLDPSRPLSKRKHWVVAEILKKARIYVPPSAGDSGAPNTAGMKASASSTS, via the exons ATGAAGTCGGTGGTGGGAATGGTGGTGTCGAACAAGATGCAGAAGTcggtggtggtggcggtggaCAGGCTGTTCCACCACAAGCTCTACAATCGATACGTCAAGCGGACCTCCAAGTTCATGGCTCACGACGAAAACGACCTCTGCAACATCGGCGATCGA GTTAGATTGGATCCGTCGAGGCCGTTAAGTAAACGGAAGCATTGGGTTGTTGCTGAAATTCTCAAGAAAGCAAGGATATATGTGCCTCCATCAGCAGGGGATAGCGGTGCTCCGAATACTGCTGGGATGAAAGCGTCGGCTTCTTCGACCTCCTAA
- the LOC18107887 gene encoding squamosa promoter-binding-like protein 12 isoform X2, whose amino-acid sequence MDWNSTASEGNWENIAGLSAKASDIPKQVPLAYHETEGDGAIDKAITYSSGGGLSSSDLWHCSSSKSSVSPSVDSSLKGGIKTYSTADGFPGVIIRKDLTRVESTENIPSLGASASSGEPVIGLKLGKRMYFEDICTTSTAKSSSSSIVSTSCTATTKRSRASYPSTQSPRCQVEGCNLDLKSAKDYHRRHRICEKHSKSPKVIVAGMERRFCQQCSRFHELSEFDDKKRSCRRRLSDHNARRRRPQPEAIRFNSARPSSSPSSFYDGRQQMNVVLNRVPFLAGNSTWQSECGFKVTHAGDFFIRPAKAGGIHRQLSYPCNEVPDAASTIPTDSDKIISFERSTPQVFSQGFEGSALTSNIEVAPDLRRALSLLSTTSWGSNEHGSTSLDQLMLANQTSMTQPMINAELQNCPVASSENARMEQASLESRVHSLDLHDNGNVQLQEFQLLKAPYATGCFYSNQFS is encoded by the exons ATGGACTGGAACTCCACTGCATCTGAGGGGAACTGGGAGAACATAGCAGGGTTAAGTGCCAAGGCTAGTGACATTCCAAAACAAGTACCATTGGCATACCATGAGACAGAGGGAGATGGAGCAATTGATAAAGCAATAACTTATTCGTCTGGTGGTGGTTTATCAAGCTCTGATTTGTGGCATTGCTCTTCATCCAAGAGCTCAGTTTCACCCTCTGTCGACTCTTCATTGAAGGGGGGGATCAAGACTTATAGCACTGCAGATGGTTTTCCTGGAGTTATCATTAGAAAGGACTTGACTAGGGTAGAAAGTACTGAGAATATTCCATCTCTGGGTGCTTCTGCTAGCTCTGGTGAACCAGTAATTGGCTTGAAGCTTGGTAAACGGATGTACTTTGAAGACATTTGTACTACCAGCACTGCCAAATCATCGTCTTCATCTATTGTTTCCACTTCCTGTACTGCTACAACAAAGAGATCTAGGGCATCATATCCAAGTACACAGTCTCCACGTTGCCAAGTGGAAGGATGCAACCTTGATCTCAAGTCAGCTAAAGATTACCATCGCAGGCATAGAATCTGTGAAAAACATTCCAAAAGCCCAAAGGTTATTGTTGCTGGCATGGAACGCCGATTTTGCCAACAGTGCAGCAG gTTCCATGAATTATCAGAGTTTGATGACAAGAAGCGAAGCTGTCGTAGACGTCTCTCTGATCACAATGCAAGGCGACGGAGGCCACAACCTGAGGCAATCCGGTTCAATTCAGCAAggccatcatcatcaccatcatcattttATG ATGGTAGACAGCAGATGAATGTTGTATTGAATAGGGTGCCTTTCCTGGCAGGAAATTCAACTTGGCAAAGCGAGTGCGGCTTTAAAGTCACTCACGCcggagatttttttattaggccTGCAAAAGCAGGGGGCATCCATAGGCAGCTTAGCTATCCCTGCAATGAAGTGCCAGATGCAGCTTCAACAATACCAACAGACTCGGATAAAATTATCTCTTTTGAGAGAAGTACACCCCAGGTCTTTAGTCAAG gTTTCGAGGGGTCTGCATTAACTTCTAACATTGAGGTAGCACCAGATCTTCGGCGTGCTCTCTCTCTTCTGTCAACCACTTCTTGGGGCTCGAATGAGCATGGATCCACCTCTCTGGATCAACTGATGCTTGCAAACCAAACAAGCATGACACAGCCAATGATAAATGCTGAACTCCAAAATTGTCCAGTTGCTTCATCAGAAAATGCACGGATGGAACAAGCATCCCTTGAGTCTCGGGTGCATTCTTTGGATTTACATGACAATGGAAACGTCCAGTTGCAAGAGTTTCAGCTGCTCAAAGCACCCTATGCTACCGGCTGCTTTTATTCCAATCAATTCAGCTAA
- the LOC18107890 gene encoding heavy metal-associated isoprenylated plant protein 28 has product MEVIELKVHLHCKACEKAVRKALCRIKGVTCVQIDGISNKITVMGYLDKKMVVKAIWKTGRRADVLPSSPSPRLEAPAPSPRLPTGFRCIIPAKWCFKKPNTIPRSTAVTS; this is encoded by the exons ATGGAG GTTATCGAGTTGAAGGTGCATCTGCATTGCAAGGCCTGTGAGAAAGCAGTACGCAAAGCCTTGTGCAGGATCAAAG GGGTAACATGCGTGCAGATCGATGGTATATCAAACAAGATTACAGTGATGGGGTATCTGGATAAAAAGATGGTGGTGAAAGCCATTTGGAAGACAGGGAGAAGGGCTGATGTGCTGCCATCTTCTCCATCACCTCGCTTGGAGGCACCGGCGCCTAGTCCTAGATTGCCTACTGGCTTTCGGTGCATCATTCCAGCTAAATGGTGTTTCAAGAAACCAAATACCATTCCCAGAAGCACTGCTGTAACATCATGA
- the LOC18107888 gene encoding uncharacterized protein LOC18107888 isoform X3: MITAIWSSSFLSLVEKIKNVGFLMTTSMVLCNNLSFNTNQSQNPPRNRNSLTKSYRLLLQFGNKSRGFCGVVANAKKKGENHSKRKRGWWQRFFIDEEGNWLGLKDDDMLDAEAELSENSSDEELSEEEKFEAWKRRAEAIVDLREAQEDMLNEESRKWEDWIVDYGDNGHDDDSNGSWWSKEYDGNGGIGNGGSVEDVRSDPTDLVREKGFVESVRDLVFGREEEDLLYEDRVFRYVKTVPLAAQMLDVRKNQKLEMIKEIKLEKARLKLEVEIGKSPPLSDEEEWRELRHKALELRDEWRLENRRSFANIWSDMVFGVSIFVLLYFNQSKVALLKFTGYKILNNVSDTGKAFLIILITDIFLGYHSESGWQTLLEVIFEHYGLEVDQSAITIFICLVPVVIDACVKLWLFKYLPRLSPKVANIFREMKRH, from the exons ATGATTACAGCAATCTGGAGTAGCAGTTTTTTGTCTTTGGTTGAGAAGATTAAAAATGTTGGGTTCTTGATGACCACTTCAATGGTCTTATGCAACAACCTTAGCTTTAACACTAACCAAAGCCAAAACCCACCTAGGAACAGGAATTCATTAACCAAATCATACAGATTGCTACTCCAATTCGGTAATAAGAGCCGGGGATTTTGTGGGGTCGTTGCAAATGCAAAGAAGAAAGGCGAAAATCATTctaagagaaagagaggttgGTGGCAAAGGTTTTTTATTGACGAAGAAGGGAATTGGCTTGGATTAAAGGATGATGATATGCTTGATGCCGAGGCTGAATTGTCTGAGAATTCGAGTGATGAGGAGTTGTCTGAGGAAGAGAAATTTGAGGCATGGAAGAGGAGAGCTGAGGCAATTGTTGACTTGAGAGAAGCACAAGAAGATATGTTGAACGAGGAGAGTAGGAAGTGGGAGGACTGGATTGTGGATTATGGTGATAATGGTCATGATGATGATAGTAATGGTTCATGGTGGAGTAAAGAGTATGATGGAAATGGTGGAATTGGAAATGGGGGCTCAGTGGAGGATGTGCGGTCGGATCCTACTGACCTTGTACGTGAGAAAGGATTTGTCGAGTCTGTTAGAGATTTGGTTTTTGGTAGGGAAGAGGAGGATTTGCTTTATGAAGACCGCGTGTTCCG ATATGTCAAGACTGTACCACTTGCAGCACAGATGCTTGATgtgagaaaaaatcaaaagcttgaGATGATTaaggaaataaaattggaaaaagcaAGATTGAAGCTTGAGGTAGAGATTGGTAAATCTCCACCTCTCTCTGATGAGGAGGAATGGAGGGAGCTAAGGCATAAAGC GTTAGAGTTACGAGATGAGTGGAGGTTAGAAAACCGTAGATCATTTGCCAACATATGGTCAGATATGGTCTTTGGGGTCTCAATATTCGTTCTTTTGTACTTCAATCAGAGTAAA GTAGCTTTGCTGAAATTTACAGGttataaaatactaaacaatGTTTCAGATACTGGGAAGGCATTTCTAATCATACTTATCACAGATATTTTTTTGGG GTATCACTCTGAATCTGGTTGGCAGACCTTGCTGGAGGTAATCTTCGAGCACTATGGACTTGAAGTTGACCAGTCTGCTATCACCATTTTTATCTGCTTGGTACCTGTTGTCATTGATGCATGTGTGAAGCTTTGG TTGTTCAAATACCTACCAAGATTATCCCCGAAGGTGGCAAACATATTCCGCGAAATGAAGCGTCACTAG
- the LOC18107887 gene encoding squamosa promoter-binding-like protein 12 isoform X3 — protein sequence MDWNSTASEGNWENIAGLSAKASDIPKQVPLAYHETEGDGAIDKAITYSSGGGLSSSDLWHCSSSKSSVSPSVDSSLKGGIKTYSTADGFPGVIIRKDLTRVESTENIPSLGASASSGEPVIGLKLGKRMYFEDICTTSTAKSSSSSIVSTSCTATTKRSRASYPSTQSPRCQVEGCNLDLKSAKDYHRRHRICEKHSKSPKVIVAGMERRFCQQCSRFHELSEFDDKKRSCRRRLSDHNARRRRPQPEAIRFNSARPSSSPSSFYGCHFNFKGNSTWQSECGFKVTHAGDFFIRPAKAGGIHRQLSYPCNEVPDAASTIPTDSDKIISFERSTPQVFSQGFEGSALTSNIEVAPDLRRALSLLSTTSWGSNEHGSTSLDQLMLANQTSMTQPMINAELQNCPVASSENARMEQASLESRVHSLDLHDNGNVQLQEFQLLKAPYATGCFYSNQFS from the exons ATGGACTGGAACTCCACTGCATCTGAGGGGAACTGGGAGAACATAGCAGGGTTAAGTGCCAAGGCTAGTGACATTCCAAAACAAGTACCATTGGCATACCATGAGACAGAGGGAGATGGAGCAATTGATAAAGCAATAACTTATTCGTCTGGTGGTGGTTTATCAAGCTCTGATTTGTGGCATTGCTCTTCATCCAAGAGCTCAGTTTCACCCTCTGTCGACTCTTCATTGAAGGGGGGGATCAAGACTTATAGCACTGCAGATGGTTTTCCTGGAGTTATCATTAGAAAGGACTTGACTAGGGTAGAAAGTACTGAGAATATTCCATCTCTGGGTGCTTCTGCTAGCTCTGGTGAACCAGTAATTGGCTTGAAGCTTGGTAAACGGATGTACTTTGAAGACATTTGTACTACCAGCACTGCCAAATCATCGTCTTCATCTATTGTTTCCACTTCCTGTACTGCTACAACAAAGAGATCTAGGGCATCATATCCAAGTACACAGTCTCCACGTTGCCAAGTGGAAGGATGCAACCTTGATCTCAAGTCAGCTAAAGATTACCATCGCAGGCATAGAATCTGTGAAAAACATTCCAAAAGCCCAAAGGTTATTGTTGCTGGCATGGAACGCCGATTTTGCCAACAGTGCAGCAG gTTCCATGAATTATCAGAGTTTGATGACAAGAAGCGAAGCTGTCGTAGACGTCTCTCTGATCACAATGCAAGGCGACGGAGGCCACAACCTGAGGCAATCCGGTTCAATTCAGCAAggccatcatcatcaccatcatcattttATGGTTgtcatttcaatttcaaag GAAATTCAACTTGGCAAAGCGAGTGCGGCTTTAAAGTCACTCACGCcggagatttttttattaggccTGCAAAAGCAGGGGGCATCCATAGGCAGCTTAGCTATCCCTGCAATGAAGTGCCAGATGCAGCTTCAACAATACCAACAGACTCGGATAAAATTATCTCTTTTGAGAGAAGTACACCCCAGGTCTTTAGTCAAG gTTTCGAGGGGTCTGCATTAACTTCTAACATTGAGGTAGCACCAGATCTTCGGCGTGCTCTCTCTCTTCTGTCAACCACTTCTTGGGGCTCGAATGAGCATGGATCCACCTCTCTGGATCAACTGATGCTTGCAAACCAAACAAGCATGACACAGCCAATGATAAATGCTGAACTCCAAAATTGTCCAGTTGCTTCATCAGAAAATGCACGGATGGAACAAGCATCCCTTGAGTCTCGGGTGCATTCTTTGGATTTACATGACAATGGAAACGTCCAGTTGCAAGAGTTTCAGCTGCTCAAAGCACCCTATGCTACCGGCTGCTTTTATTCCAATCAATTCAGCTAA
- the LOC18107888 gene encoding uncharacterized protein LOC18107888 isoform X2 — protein sequence MITAIWSSSFLSLVEKIKNVGFLMTTSMVLCNNLSFNTNQSQNPPRNRNSLTKSYRLLLQFGNKSRGFCGVVANAKKKGENHSKRKRGWWQRFFIDEEGNWLGLKDDDMLDAEAELSENSSDEELSEEEKFEAWKRRAEAIVDLREAQEDMLNEESRKWEDWIVDYGDNGHDDDSNGSWWSKEYDGNGGIGNGGSVEDVRSDPTDLVREKGFVESVRDLVFGREEEDLLYEDRVFRYASLNSAKFLAVLIIIPWALDFAVHDYVLMPFLDRYVKTVPLAAQMLDVRKNQKLEMIKEIKLEKARLKLEVEIGKSPPLSDEEEWRELRHKALELRDEWRLENRRSFANIWSDMVFGVSIFVLLYFNQSKVALLKFTGYKILNNVSDTGKAFLIILITDIFLGYHSESGWQTLLELFKYLPRLSPKVANIFREMKRH from the exons ATGATTACAGCAATCTGGAGTAGCAGTTTTTTGTCTTTGGTTGAGAAGATTAAAAATGTTGGGTTCTTGATGACCACTTCAATGGTCTTATGCAACAACCTTAGCTTTAACACTAACCAAAGCCAAAACCCACCTAGGAACAGGAATTCATTAACCAAATCATACAGATTGCTACTCCAATTCGGTAATAAGAGCCGGGGATTTTGTGGGGTCGTTGCAAATGCAAAGAAGAAAGGCGAAAATCATTctaagagaaagagaggttgGTGGCAAAGGTTTTTTATTGACGAAGAAGGGAATTGGCTTGGATTAAAGGATGATGATATGCTTGATGCCGAGGCTGAATTGTCTGAGAATTCGAGTGATGAGGAGTTGTCTGAGGAAGAGAAATTTGAGGCATGGAAGAGGAGAGCTGAGGCAATTGTTGACTTGAGAGAAGCACAAGAAGATATGTTGAACGAGGAGAGTAGGAAGTGGGAGGACTGGATTGTGGATTATGGTGATAATGGTCATGATGATGATAGTAATGGTTCATGGTGGAGTAAAGAGTATGATGGAAATGGTGGAATTGGAAATGGGGGCTCAGTGGAGGATGTGCGGTCGGATCCTACTGACCTTGTACGTGAGAAAGGATTTGTCGAGTCTGTTAGAGATTTGGTTTTTGGTAGGGAAGAGGAGGATTTGCTTTATGAAGACCGCGTGTTCCGGTATGCCTCATTGAACTCG GCCAAATTTTTGGCAGTATTGATAATCATACCCTGGGCCTTGGACTTTGCAGTTCATGACTATGTTCTCATGCCCTTCTTAGACAG ATATGTCAAGACTGTACCACTTGCAGCACAGATGCTTGATgtgagaaaaaatcaaaagcttgaGATGATTaaggaaataaaattggaaaaagcaAGATTGAAGCTTGAGGTAGAGATTGGTAAATCTCCACCTCTCTCTGATGAGGAGGAATGGAGGGAGCTAAGGCATAAAGC GTTAGAGTTACGAGATGAGTGGAGGTTAGAAAACCGTAGATCATTTGCCAACATATGGTCAGATATGGTCTTTGGGGTCTCAATATTCGTTCTTTTGTACTTCAATCAGAGTAAA GTAGCTTTGCTGAAATTTACAGGttataaaatactaaacaatGTTTCAGATACTGGGAAGGCATTTCTAATCATACTTATCACAGATATTTTTTTGGG GTATCACTCTGAATCTGGTTGGCAGACCTTGCTGGAG TTGTTCAAATACCTACCAAGATTATCCCCGAAGGTGGCAAACATATTCCGCGAAATGAAGCGTCACTAG